ACTAAATTTGCGTACAAGCGATACAGTTAAAATTACCTAAATAGCAAAGCCATTCTTTTTGATGTAGCGCTTTTGCATCAAGTACATCTCAATTTGATTTGCTAACGCCACCAAGTTTAGACAAAAATGCTGTGACTCCCATATCTTGGACTTTGGTAACTTTCGCTCACTGAGAATAATATTATCTGACTGAAGATTGCAGGCGATCGCTCCTCTCAACAACTAATTAATTTCAGGGCGTTGCTGAATAAAGGTATGTTTTAGGCAGGTAAGGGAACAGAACGATATTTGAGGTAGTGCAATAACAATCGAACAGAGTATCTCAGCATTTCCTCGGTTTTGGAATAACATAAAGTTTTACGATGAAGACGAGCCAAATAATGTCTAAGCCTTGTGTTTTCATTTTCGACTCGTGTCATGTAGGTCTTACTCACAATTTGGTCACCATCAGGAACAAAACAAGGGTAAACAGGGTATCCATCTGTGACGTAAAAATAACTCTGCCAACACTGGACAATGTTCCATAACTGTTGGAAAGTAGTCGAACTACGATCACCTAAAACCCAAGCAAGAATACCTTGAGTAAAGTGATTTACCGCCGTCCACAACCAGATTTTATTTTTTTTGAACCAATAAATGTTTCTAATTCATCTAGTTCTCCCACCTGCGGAATTTCCTTTGAATTTGGTGTATCCGCCAATTGTGTACCCACTCGTTTAACCCAATGAATAATGGTAGTATGATGAACGTTTTTCACCCTTTCAATTCCACGAAATCCCATACCATTGACGTACATTTTTAGGCATTCTTGTTTGATTTCATCCGAGTAGCCCCTGGGTGGTTTATAGACATCAATGAATTGACGACCACAATCACAGCAAATGTGATTCTGTTTACCTCTTTTCTTTCCATTCTTACGGTTATGACAAGATCCACAGCGTGGACATTCCATGATTAATTGACCTCAATTCATACCGCTATTATGCAACGCCAATTTCAGGATGTACACCGCAGAGATTTGGTTTAGGATAGTATTTGTAAGCAAAGATTTCAATTTAATTGCAAAGACACGTTTACAAATGTTATCTCTTCAGATCACAGACGTGCCTACGTTTGTCTCTACTAAACTTTTGCTTTCAAAGCTTGACATCTGCTACAAAACTTGTCGATAATTAACGTTTGTGGAAACTTTAGCTTTTAAAATAAACTCTTGGCTAACGTCATTGTTATAGGTGCCCAGTGGGGCGATGAAGGAAAAGGAAAAATCACTGACTTACTCAGCCGCTCCGCAGATGTCGTAGTACGTTACCAAGGGGGTGTCAATGCTGGACACACAATTGTAGTCAAGGGTCAAACCTTTAAATTGCATTTGATTCCCTCTGGTATTTTGTACCCGGATACAGAGTGCATTATTGGTTGTGGAACAGTCATTGATCCACAGGTTTTAATAGCAGAACTCGATCAAATAGAAAAACTTGGTATTTCTACCAAAAATTTATTAATTGCTGAAACAGCACATGTGACGATGCCTTATCATCGTTTGATTGATCAGGCATCAGAAGAGCGCAGAGGAAATCATAAAATAGGGACGACTGGTCGAGGTATTGGCCCAACCTATGCCGACAAATCGGAGCGAACAGGCATCAGGATGTTAGACTTGATGGACCCCCAAGGGCTACGTGACCAGCTAGAGTGGACAATCAATTACAAAAACGTAATTTTAGAAAAGCTTTACAACTTAC
Above is a genomic segment from Fischerella sp. JS2 containing:
- a CDS encoding IS1 family transposase (programmed frameshift) — translated: MECPRCGSCHNRKNGKKRGKQNHICCDCGRQFIDVYKPPRGYSDEIKQECLKMYVNGMGFRGIERVKNVHHTTIIHWVKRVGTQLADTPNSKEIPQVGELDELETFIGFKKNKIWLWTAVNHFTQGILAWVLGDRSSTTFQQLWNIVQCWQSYFYVTDGYPVYPCFVPDGDQIVSKTYMTRVENENTRLRHYLARLHRKTLCYSKTEEMLRYSVRLLLHYLKYRSVPLPA